Proteins encoded together in one Candidatus Baltobacteraceae bacterium window:
- a CDS encoding molybdopterin-dependent oxidoreductase — translation MPDLVNLTVDGVPVSVPKGTLLVEAAKTVKQEIPVYCYHTKLGPAGLCRVCLVEIEGMPKLQIACNTVVSEGMVVRTQTEKADAGRAMVIELLLVNHPLDCPICDKGGECDLQDFAMAYARSSSDVADPKVPKPKAVDLGPTIVLDEERCIVCQRCVRFDEIIAGEKQLVVKDRGARDIIATATGEPYHHNFTGNVTELCPVGALTSKTYRFKSRPWDLNRTQTTCTQCAVGCQQFADVRYGTLLRTMSVETDDDISDTWLCDRGRYNIGFYSSPERITQPLFKKDGTFVQVDWTDAIELWAKAIRDALRDGGPSKVGAIGGGRLTNEEAYMLQHVFRGAGVANLDWRGGYQRQATPGAKSGRLADIEKAQAVVFAGQSPEELAPVMWLRVRKALRKAKLVRERDAAAARRACGDASSVALIWDGVDLATGKAFADAFAGVAELSTYIAGEQGNARGAEAMGMLPGSGPGFASVGNPGRDGWGMLEDARNGTLAVLSLFGANPMRNSSVADGLNAALGSVPFLVVSDLFMTETASHATLILPAKGALEKSGTTTNLAGDLLPVNQALQAPDGVRSDLEMLFDLCDALGVDLPAPDALDAAVIAAAAKIPGFGFGDDLFRTTACEERDAQARSILSGGGTWQHDPTMAPLRAGNGVLV, via the coding sequence ATGCCAGATTTAGTCAATCTGACCGTAGATGGCGTTCCCGTCAGCGTTCCGAAAGGGACGCTGCTGGTCGAGGCCGCCAAAACGGTCAAGCAAGAGATCCCGGTCTACTGCTATCACACCAAGCTCGGACCGGCCGGACTCTGCCGCGTCTGCCTGGTGGAAATCGAAGGCATGCCCAAGCTGCAGATCGCGTGTAATACGGTGGTCAGCGAGGGCATGGTCGTGCGCACGCAGACGGAGAAGGCCGACGCCGGCCGCGCGATGGTGATCGAGCTGCTGCTGGTCAACCATCCATTGGATTGTCCGATCTGCGATAAGGGCGGCGAGTGCGATCTGCAAGATTTTGCAATGGCGTACGCGCGTTCGAGCTCCGACGTCGCCGATCCGAAGGTCCCCAAGCCCAAGGCCGTCGATCTGGGGCCGACGATCGTGCTCGACGAAGAGCGCTGCATCGTCTGTCAGCGCTGCGTGCGATTTGACGAAATCATCGCCGGTGAGAAACAGCTCGTCGTTAAGGATCGCGGCGCGCGCGACATCATCGCGACGGCGACGGGAGAACCCTACCACCACAACTTTACCGGGAACGTGACCGAGCTCTGTCCGGTCGGAGCGCTGACGTCGAAGACGTACCGCTTCAAGTCGCGTCCGTGGGATCTCAACCGCACCCAGACGACCTGCACGCAATGCGCGGTCGGATGCCAGCAGTTTGCCGACGTGCGTTACGGCACGCTCTTGCGCACGATGTCGGTCGAGACCGACGACGACATCTCCGATACGTGGCTGTGCGATCGCGGCCGCTACAACATCGGCTTCTACTCGTCGCCGGAGCGCATCACGCAGCCGCTCTTCAAAAAAGACGGAACGTTCGTGCAAGTCGACTGGACCGACGCGATCGAGTTATGGGCCAAAGCGATTCGCGACGCGCTGCGCGATGGCGGTCCGTCGAAGGTCGGGGCGATCGGCGGCGGCCGTCTGACCAACGAAGAAGCGTACATGCTGCAGCACGTCTTCCGCGGCGCCGGCGTTGCCAATCTCGACTGGCGTGGCGGATATCAGCGCCAAGCGACGCCGGGAGCGAAGTCCGGCCGGCTGGCGGATATCGAAAAAGCGCAGGCTGTCGTCTTCGCCGGCCAATCGCCCGAGGAACTCGCTCCGGTGATGTGGCTGCGCGTGCGCAAGGCGCTGCGCAAAGCAAAACTCGTTCGCGAACGCGACGCGGCGGCGGCGCGGCGCGCGTGCGGTGACGCGTCGAGCGTCGCGCTCATTTGGGACGGCGTCGATCTCGCCACCGGCAAGGCGTTTGCCGATGCGTTCGCCGGCGTCGCGGAACTGTCGACGTATATTGCCGGCGAACAAGGCAACGCGCGCGGCGCCGAAGCGATGGGCATGCTCCCGGGCAGCGGCCCGGGTTTTGCGAGCGTCGGTAATCCGGGACGCGACGGCTGGGGCATGCTCGAGGACGCGCGTAACGGTACGCTCGCCGTGCTGTCGTTATTCGGGGCGAATCCGATGCGCAACTCGTCGGTCGCCGACGGTTTGAACGCCGCCCTGGGCAGCGTTCCGTTCCTGGTCGTGAGCGATCTGTTCATGACCGAGACGGCGAGTCACGCAACGTTGATTCTTCCCGCCAAGGGCGCGCTCGAGAAGAGCGGCACGACGACCAACCTCGCCGGCGATCTGCTCCCCGTCAATCAGGCGCTGCAGGCGCCCGACGGCGTACGCTCGGATTTGGAAATGCTGTTCGATTTGTGCGACGCGCTCGGCGTAGATCTGCCGGCACCCGACGCGCTCGACGCCGCGGTCATCGCCGCGGCGGCGAAGATTCCCGGCTTCGGTTTCGGCGACGATCTCTTTCGCACGACGGCGTGCGAGGAGCGCGATGCCCAGGCGCGGTCGATCCTTTCGGGCGGCGGAACGTGGCAGCACGATCCGACCATGGCGCCGCTGCGCGCGGGGAACGGAGTGCTCGTCTGA
- the nuoH gene encoding NADH-quinone oxidoreductase subunit NuoH has protein sequence MPVVPFWIVVLIKSAVLLLVVVTTFAYAMLAERKVLGWMQLRPGPNRVGPWGLMQPAADAAKLILKEDLTPKTADPLIYRLAPFISLLTAFSVYAVIPFGASSAGTWAIGSPNAGILFVLAITSIGVYGISLGGWASGSKYPLLGSVRGTAQMISYELSMTLSFVGVLILAGTTSLDGIVNAQARWWFVIPQALGFVIYIITAVAETNRTPFDLVEAETELVAGFHTEYSGLRFGLFFIAEYVNMLTVSCIATLLFFGGWNAPFGIQGVPGVVWFVLKVGCFLFFYMWLRATLPRLRYDRLMAFGWKVLLPLATLNLVVTAIIVAVRG, from the coding sequence ATGCCGGTCGTGCCGTTTTGGATCGTCGTCTTGATCAAATCGGCAGTGTTGCTGCTCGTCGTGGTCACGACGTTTGCGTACGCGATGCTCGCCGAGCGCAAAGTGCTGGGCTGGATGCAGTTGCGCCCCGGACCGAACCGCGTCGGGCCGTGGGGCCTGATGCAGCCGGCGGCCGATGCCGCAAAACTGATCTTGAAAGAAGATCTTACGCCGAAGACCGCCGATCCGTTGATCTATCGCCTCGCGCCGTTCATCTCGCTGCTCACCGCGTTCTCGGTCTACGCGGTCATTCCGTTCGGCGCTTCGTCGGCGGGAACGTGGGCGATCGGCAGCCCCAACGCCGGGATCCTGTTCGTCTTGGCGATTACGTCGATCGGCGTGTACGGCATCTCGCTCGGCGGTTGGGCTTCGGGCTCGAAATACCCGCTGCTCGGCAGCGTCCGCGGCACGGCGCAGATGATCAGTTACGAACTTTCGATGACGCTCTCGTTCGTCGGCGTGCTGATCTTAGCGGGGACCACGTCACTCGACGGCATCGTGAACGCGCAGGCCAGATGGTGGTTCGTCATCCCGCAGGCGCTTGGGTTCGTCATCTATATTATTACCGCCGTGGCTGAGACGAATCGCACGCCTTTCGACTTGGTTGAAGCCGAAACCGAGCTCGTCGCCGGATTCCACACGGAGTACTCGGGACTGCGTTTCGGATTGTTCTTCATCGCCGAGTACGTCAACATGCTGACCGTCTCGTGCATCGCCACCTTGCTGTTCTTCGGCGGGTGGAATGCTCCGTTCGGCATACAGGGCGTGCCTGGTGTCGTGTGGTTCGTGCTCAAGGTCGGCTGCTTCTTGTTCTTCTACATGTGGCTGCGCGCGACGCTGCCGCGCCTGCGATACGATCGCCTGATGGCGTTCGGCTGGAAGGTGCTGCTGCCGCTCGCGACGCTCAATCTCGTGGTCACCGCGATCATCGTCGCGGTCAGGGGCTAG
- the nuoI gene encoding NADH-quinone oxidoreductase subunit NuoI has translation MRKRLYNVGAILKGLSITFGFMFRKRPTIEYPSVKKQHAPRFHGLHELRRYEDGKERCIGCELCSSACPANAITVIGAENEPDDRRSPGERYAARYEIDELRCIFCGMCEEACPTDAIVLTPRFEMSDFRRGSLIYAKDRLLVPPEAGVGRPPDERPGGIPGDLGAVAEMKSTTDIDRGYSATWRGTILKTQRRGLTMLPKDKQGPPA, from the coding sequence ATGCGCAAACGGCTCTACAACGTCGGAGCGATCCTCAAAGGGTTGTCGATCACTTTCGGGTTCATGTTTCGCAAGCGGCCGACGATCGAATACCCGTCGGTCAAGAAGCAGCACGCGCCCCGCTTTCACGGTTTGCACGAGTTGCGCCGATACGAAGACGGAAAGGAACGCTGCATCGGCTGCGAGCTGTGCTCCAGTGCCTGTCCGGCGAATGCGATTACGGTCATCGGCGCCGAGAACGAGCCCGACGATCGGCGCTCACCCGGCGAACGCTACGCCGCGCGCTACGAAATCGACGAGCTGCGGTGCATTTTCTGCGGCATGTGCGAAGAGGCGTGTCCCACCGACGCGATCGTGCTCACGCCGCGTTTCGAGATGTCGGATTTCCGTCGCGGCTCGCTGATCTACGCGAAGGATCGCCTACTGGTGCCGCCCGAGGCCGGCGTCGGGCGTCCGCCCGACGAGCGGCCCGGCGGAATTCCCGGCGACCTTGGCGCCGTTGCGGAGATGAAGTCGACGACCGATATCGATCGCGGCTACAGCGCGACCTGGCGCGGCACGATTCTCAAAACGCAGCGCCGCGGTCTGACGATGCTTCCGAAAGACAAGCAGGGGCCGCCCGCGTGA
- a CDS encoding NADH-quinone oxidoreductase subunit J has protein sequence MIGFWILSVVLIASAIWCVTARKAVYSVVALLLNFAALAITYVGLNAEFLAVIQIIVYSGAILVLFVFVIALLSSGVAPFSVGPNRLPKAVAPAIFIVLVAFGFLYYAIKDSSVMAGAAKSASQLGPVGAPNVFGSVADFGKALFTVWLLPFEITALILMVAVIGVVLLAGDQAPYVATVKQAREVQREMREAILKGGGE, from the coding sequence GTGATCGGATTCTGGATCTTGTCGGTGGTCTTGATTGCAAGCGCGATCTGGTGCGTGACCGCGCGCAAGGCGGTCTACAGCGTGGTCGCGCTGCTGCTCAACTTTGCGGCTTTGGCGATCACGTACGTCGGACTCAATGCCGAGTTCTTAGCGGTGATTCAGATCATCGTCTACTCGGGCGCGATCTTGGTTCTTTTCGTCTTCGTCATCGCGCTGCTCTCGAGCGGCGTCGCGCCGTTTTCGGTCGGTCCGAACCGGTTGCCCAAGGCGGTTGCGCCTGCGATCTTCATCGTCCTGGTCGCGTTCGGCTTCCTCTACTATGCGATCAAGGATTCGAGCGTTATGGCCGGCGCAGCGAAGAGCGCTTCGCAGTTGGGACCGGTCGGCGCGCCCAACGTCTTCGGCAGCGTAGCCGATTTCGGCAAGGCGCTCTTTACCGTATGGCTGCTGCCGTTTGAAATCACGGCGCTGATTCTCATGGTCGCGGTGATCGGTGTGGTACTCCTCGCCGGCGATCAGGCACCCTACGTCGCGACGGTCAAGCAGGCCCGCGAAGTGCAGCGCGAGATGCGCGAAGCGATTTTGAAGGGCGGCGGCGAGTGA
- the nuoK gene encoding NADH-quinone oxidoreductase subunit NuoK codes for MTVPVVDYVALASVIFFIGVAGVLLRRNPLVMLMSIELMFNAANLLFLAFARAWLNNAGHIFAFLVITVAAAEAAIGLAIVVTVFRAEKNVDVDEVRALRG; via the coding sequence ATGACCGTTCCCGTCGTCGACTACGTCGCGCTCGCCTCCGTGATTTTCTTCATCGGCGTCGCCGGCGTCTTGCTGCGCCGCAACCCGCTCGTGATGCTGATGAGCATCGAGCTGATGTTCAACGCCGCGAACTTGCTCTTTCTCGCGTTTGCCCGGGCGTGGCTCAACAACGCGGGACACATCTTCGCGTTTTTGGTGATCACCGTCGCCGCCGCGGAGGCCGCCATCGGCCTCGCCATCGTGGTTACGGTTTTTAGAGCCGAAAAGAACGTCGACGTCGACGAAGTGAGGGCGCTGCGCGGATGA
- the nuoL gene encoding NADH-quinone oxidoreductase subunit L, protein MIHHVMGVDGSYPLLLALWLLPLAGAIVCWAFGPQLKQLAGWLGSAVVGASFVLTLLSWGSGTQTSGGADGAHQTLLSWMPGFDFGLLLDPLSLLWTFIITGVGFLIVFYSIGYMDGDRAFARFFAYMNFFVFAMLTLVLSDNFIGLLVGWGLVGLASYFLIGFWFDRASAVAAARKAFVMNVVGDVGMMFAIFLIVANVHSISFGDGFAAAGSFGSQTLIWICVGLFIGAAAKSAQVPLHTWLPDAMEGPTPVSALIHAATMVTAGVYLIARCAPLWSANADAQMMVGVVGGLTALMGAILGCAQWDIKRILAYSTMSQIGYMIMGVGVGAYEGGVAHFFTHAFFKAQLFLGSGLIIHALSDEQDVRRMGGLWKKMPFAFIAILTGVLSISGFPYTSGYFSKDMDIYGALAEHHVWLFGVGIVTAGITAYYMFRLLFITFFGEYRGAVDPSDLGIRHPELAGTTLPSQAEEGHVGHEPEHHHAPSWIMNVPVGILIVPTLFAGWVMFGGENSLWARFFTMEFPAGPQAVRAVSGITEGSTSLIVLVAVVIGFAIAFWRYGTKTAQADAVARLRNESVHMSPVLTNLFYFDAFYDLIVVRTSQLFGTIFGRAIDPHVIDGAVRESAFSAQWLGVFMQSLQTGLLRAYALILVFGAACFIIYYALAIGGVH, encoded by the coding sequence ATGATTCATCACGTCATGGGAGTCGATGGATCCTATCCGCTGCTGCTAGCGCTGTGGCTGTTGCCGCTTGCCGGTGCGATCGTGTGCTGGGCGTTCGGTCCGCAACTCAAGCAGCTGGCGGGGTGGCTTGGATCGGCCGTCGTCGGCGCGTCGTTCGTCTTGACGCTGCTGTCGTGGGGCAGCGGGACTCAGACCAGCGGCGGGGCGGACGGAGCGCATCAAACGCTGCTATCGTGGATGCCGGGCTTCGATTTCGGACTGCTGCTCGACCCGCTGTCGCTGCTGTGGACCTTTATCATCACCGGCGTCGGATTTCTGATCGTCTTCTATTCGATCGGATACATGGACGGCGATCGCGCGTTCGCGCGATTCTTCGCCTACATGAACTTCTTCGTGTTCGCGATGCTCACGCTGGTGCTCTCCGACAACTTCATCGGGTTGCTGGTGGGTTGGGGGCTCGTCGGCCTAGCGTCGTATTTCCTGATCGGTTTCTGGTTCGATCGCGCTTCGGCGGTTGCCGCGGCACGCAAAGCGTTCGTGATGAACGTGGTCGGCGACGTCGGCATGATGTTCGCGATCTTCCTGATCGTCGCCAACGTGCACTCGATCTCGTTCGGCGACGGTTTCGCCGCGGCGGGTTCCTTCGGATCGCAGACGCTGATTTGGATTTGCGTCGGTCTCTTCATCGGCGCGGCGGCAAAATCTGCGCAAGTTCCGCTGCACACCTGGTTGCCCGACGCGATGGAAGGTCCGACGCCGGTCTCGGCGCTCATCCACGCGGCAACCATGGTGACCGCGGGTGTGTATTTGATCGCGCGCTGCGCGCCGTTGTGGAGCGCGAACGCCGACGCCCAGATGATGGTCGGCGTCGTGGGCGGCTTGACGGCCCTGATGGGCGCGATTCTGGGTTGCGCGCAGTGGGACATCAAACGAATCCTCGCTTATTCGACGATGTCGCAGATCGGCTACATGATCATGGGCGTCGGCGTGGGAGCCTACGAAGGCGGCGTCGCGCACTTCTTCACGCACGCGTTCTTCAAGGCGCAGCTCTTCCTGGGCTCCGGTCTCATCATTCACGCGCTGAGCGACGAGCAGGACGTGCGCCGGATGGGCGGCTTATGGAAGAAAATGCCGTTTGCGTTCATCGCCATTCTCACCGGCGTACTTTCGATCAGCGGCTTCCCGTATACGAGCGGATACTTCTCGAAGGACATGGACATCTACGGCGCGTTGGCGGAGCACCACGTGTGGCTGTTCGGCGTCGGCATCGTTACCGCCGGAATAACCGCGTACTATATGTTCCGGTTACTGTTCATCACGTTCTTCGGCGAGTATCGCGGTGCGGTCGATCCGTCGGATCTCGGTATCCGTCATCCGGAACTCGCCGGCACCACGCTTCCCAGTCAGGCCGAAGAGGGACACGTCGGGCACGAACCGGAGCATCATCACGCACCCTCATGGATCATGAACGTTCCGGTCGGCATTTTGATCGTTCCTACGCTGTTTGCCGGTTGGGTGATGTTCGGCGGTGAAAACTCGCTCTGGGCCAGGTTCTTTACGATGGAGTTTCCCGCCGGTCCGCAAGCCGTTCGCGCGGTTTCCGGCATCACCGAAGGATCGACCAGCCTCATCGTGCTGGTCGCGGTCGTGATAGGCTTCGCGATCGCGTTCTGGCGCTACGGAACGAAAACGGCACAAGCCGATGCCGTCGCACGGCTGCGTAACGAATCGGTGCACATGTCGCCCGTGCTGACCAACTTGTTCTACTTCGACGCGTTCTACGATTTGATCGTCGTGCGGACGTCGCAGCTCTTCGGCACGATCTTCGGGCGAGCCATCGATCCGCACGTGATCGACGGCGCCGTTCGCGAGAGTGCCTTTTCGGCCCAGTGGCTGGGCGTCTTCATGCAGTCGCTGCAGACGGGCTTACTGCGCGCCTACGCGCTGATTCTCGTCTTCGGAGCGGCCTGCTTCATCATCTATTACGCGCTGGCGATCGGAGGCGTGCACTGA
- a CDS encoding NADH-quinone oxidoreductase subunit M, with amino-acid sequence MLVLITILLPIVVGALLWLLPREDRVLSRAIGTLVAGVTFVTTVLANNQGQEWSYRWLSRPFESAFHFGTTPVSYWICLLLALCTMSAIAVTHVPRTRNFTVQMLFLEGAMMGLFLSRDLLTFALFWDLMLLPVFFGLIGWASHPATAWRYFIYNFAGGLTLLLATAAFGVIFGSTDVIGRADVHLAGAWAPWIFAGFCFAFLVKTPVWPLHTWMPLTYSDTPPPMIAVVAAVQSKAGLYGLIAIAVAFMPQYVHQYAPVLMILGAISLIYGALIALVQQDAKRIVAYSSLSHLGLIVIAIASQNQLALEGALVYIIAHGLFSAALFLLLGYVEQREETRSLLRLGGLGRANPKLAGALCIAALAALGLPGLAGFVGEIVILIGVYQTGAVWATIVALVAIVLAAAYVLRLYQDIMNGPEVEDVPVRRDLTWLEGLAVAPLLAALVVLGIQPHALMEAVRVAVH; translated from the coding sequence ATGCTCGTGCTGATCACCATCCTGCTGCCGATCGTCGTGGGTGCGCTGCTGTGGCTGCTGCCGCGCGAGGATCGCGTGCTTTCGCGCGCGATCGGAACGCTGGTGGCCGGCGTGACGTTCGTTACGACAGTGCTTGCGAACAACCAGGGCCAAGAGTGGAGTTATCGCTGGCTCTCGCGCCCGTTCGAGTCGGCGTTCCATTTCGGCACGACGCCGGTTTCGTATTGGATCTGCCTGCTGCTCGCGTTATGCACGATGAGCGCGATCGCCGTCACGCACGTGCCGCGCACGCGAAACTTCACGGTGCAGATGCTGTTCCTCGAGGGCGCGATGATGGGGTTGTTCCTGTCGCGCGATCTGCTGACGTTCGCGCTCTTCTGGGACTTGATGCTCCTGCCGGTGTTCTTCGGGCTGATCGGCTGGGCGTCGCATCCGGCCACGGCGTGGCGGTACTTCATCTACAACTTCGCGGGTGGTTTGACGCTGTTGCTGGCGACGGCCGCGTTCGGCGTGATCTTCGGATCCACCGACGTGATAGGACGCGCCGACGTCCACCTCGCGGGCGCGTGGGCGCCGTGGATCTTCGCCGGTTTCTGCTTTGCGTTCTTAGTGAAGACGCCGGTGTGGCCGCTGCACACCTGGATGCCGCTGACCTATAGCGACACGCCGCCGCCGATGATCGCGGTGGTCGCGGCGGTGCAGTCGAAGGCCGGTTTGTACGGTCTCATTGCCATCGCAGTGGCGTTCATGCCGCAATACGTGCACCAGTACGCGCCGGTGCTGATGATCCTCGGCGCGATCTCGCTGATCTACGGCGCGCTGATCGCGCTGGTCCAGCAAGACGCCAAACGGATCGTCGCGTACTCGTCGCTCTCGCACCTCGGCTTGATCGTGATCGCGATCGCGTCGCAAAACCAACTGGCGCTCGAAGGCGCGCTGGTCTACATCATCGCGCACGGCCTGTTCTCGGCCGCGCTCTTCCTGCTGTTGGGCTACGTCGAACAGCGCGAAGAGACGCGCTCGCTGCTGCGCCTGGGCGGTCTGGGCCGCGCGAACCCCAAACTCGCCGGCGCGCTGTGCATCGCCGCGCTGGCGGCTCTGGGTTTGCCCGGGCTCGCGGGATTCGTCGGCGAGATCGTCATTCTCATCGGCGTCTATCAGACCGGCGCGGTCTGGGCGACCATCGTCGCGCTGGTCGCGATCGTGCTCGCCGCGGCGTATGTGCTGCGGCTCTACCAGGACATCATGAACGGACCCGAAGTCGAAGACGTTCCGGTGCGCCGCGACCTCACGTGGCTCGAAGGACTGGCGGTCGCGCCGCTGCTCGCCGCGCTCGTCGTCTTGGGCATTCAACCTCACGCGCTCATGGAGGCCGTTCGTGTCGCCGTTCACTAA
- a CDS encoding NADH-quinone oxidoreductase subunit N: MSPFTNADWNALVPVAVVAVAALVVLIADLISRTNADRYLSIAIGVIGCAVGAFLAAQQYGHDYNAFFGGFMTGGFTTVFEEIVLLAAAGSLILYGSIGPAPRVAGTTALLLWSACGAMLMAGAANLMTIFLGLELLSLALYCLCGMVDRKTARESALKYLILSSTASGFMLFGMALIFGASGSVMLADFVSPALASNPLFAMGAGMFFVGIAFKLSLVPFHTWTPDVYEGAPLPVTAFMSVATKAATIAVLARFIYAALPSSIGGALLLPIWILAGISMIAGNVGMLAQHDLKRLIAYSGIAQVGYILTALAGGTPLGLRYAIYYLTAYAFMNLGAFAVAAALSTEDEQGSRLVNYRGLGRRRPFLAAAMTFFLLAMAGLPPTAGFLGKILILSTGVSSGFVWLAALLIAGTAISLYAYAKVVRAMYERGEHRTHDAHPFVPLAWASAAICVAVVLVMTFYPLTPSNILPLVK; this comes from the coding sequence GTGTCGCCGTTCACTAACGCGGATTGGAACGCGCTCGTCCCCGTCGCGGTCGTAGCGGTGGCCGCGCTGGTCGTGCTGATCGCCGATTTGATCTCGCGCACCAACGCGGATCGTTACCTCTCGATCGCAATCGGCGTCATCGGATGCGCCGTCGGCGCATTTTTGGCCGCACAACAGTACGGCCACGACTATAATGCGTTCTTCGGCGGCTTCATGACCGGCGGCTTCACCACCGTGTTCGAAGAAATCGTGCTGCTCGCGGCGGCCGGGTCGCTGATTCTCTACGGATCGATCGGTCCAGCGCCTCGCGTCGCCGGCACCACGGCGCTGCTGCTGTGGAGCGCGTGCGGTGCAATGCTGATGGCGGGCGCCGCCAATCTGATGACGATTTTCCTTGGCCTCGAGCTGCTGTCGCTAGCGCTGTACTGCCTGTGCGGCATGGTCGACCGCAAAACCGCGCGCGAATCGGCGCTCAAGTATTTGATTCTCAGCTCGACGGCTTCGGGGTTCATGCTCTTCGGCATGGCGCTGATCTTCGGCGCGAGCGGCTCGGTGATGCTCGCCGATTTCGTCAGTCCCGCCCTGGCAAGCAATCCATTGTTTGCCATGGGTGCGGGCATGTTCTTCGTCGGAATCGCGTTTAAGCTAAGCTTGGTGCCGTTTCACACGTGGACGCCCGACGTATACGAAGGCGCTCCCCTCCCGGTAACGGCCTTTATGAGCGTTGCCACCAAAGCGGCGACGATCGCGGTGCTCGCGCGCTTCATCTATGCCGCCCTGCCGTCGTCGATCGGCGGCGCGCTGCTGCTGCCGATTTGGATACTGGCCGGCATCTCGATGATCGCCGGCAACGTCGGCATGCTGGCGCAGCACGACCTCAAGCGTCTGATCGCGTATTCGGGTATCGCGCAGGTCGGGTACATCCTGACGGCGCTCGCCGGGGGGACGCCGCTGGGGCTTCGGTACGCGATTTACTACCTGACGGCGTACGCCTTTATGAACTTGGGGGCGTTCGCCGTCGCAGCGGCGCTCTCGACCGAAGACGAGCAAGGATCGCGGCTGGTCAACTATCGCGGCCTCGGACGGCGACGGCCGTTCCTCGCCGCGGCGATGACGTTCTTCCTGTTGGCGATGGCGGGGCTGCCGCCGACGGCAGGCTTCCTCGGAAAGATTCTGATTCTGTCGACGGGGGTGAGCTCCGGGTTCGTCTGGCTGGCCGCCCTCTTGATCGCCGGTACGGCTATCTCGCTCTACGCCTACGCCAAAGTGGTGCGGGCGATGTACGAGCGCGGCGAGCACCGCACGCACGACGCCCATCCCTTCGTGCCGCTGGCTTGGGCGAGCGCGGCGATCTGCGTCGCAGTCGTGCTGGTCATGACGTTCTACCCCCTCACGCCAAGCAACATTTTGCCCTTAGTGAAGTAG
- a CDS encoding tetratricopeptide repeat protein — protein sequence MRRALGLALLAFALLATGRPAVADPVKVETNPDVIFAPKFASDPQGAIRRAREKIAAGDLNGAVSQLETYVNAHPEESQPLRFLGDLYYRQGKLDKAEFVYQRLLHSNPRDKETHNRLGVVYATENRIDDAIVQFNSALPGTDSVKDLVAMHARKGDLPMYRSEMEALARSQPTDAAIQAEVGQIYSTIHQPGEAMMYYMRALDSDPTSLTAINGLGLSYLDTHAYRDAENQFKHCLQIDPTNYTCENNLGAAYLQMSQFDSATPVLTRAHQMQPERPEALVNFGYLADARDDWKRAVNFYVQATVVGPYLPEAYVDLGIDYEHNGLYPLAQSALLKGAAAAPQDGRIRYLLAVAYAAQGQKPLAIAQLKIAEQSLDPDVARIAQEERTRLSTSSVPQL from the coding sequence ATGCGACGCGCGCTGGGTCTCGCGCTGTTGGCCTTCGCCCTACTGGCGACGGGACGTCCCGCCGTGGCCGATCCGGTGAAGGTAGAGACCAATCCCGACGTCATTTTCGCCCCGAAGTTTGCCTCGGATCCGCAGGGCGCCATAAGGCGCGCGCGCGAGAAAATTGCGGCGGGCGATCTCAACGGCGCCGTCTCCCAACTCGAAACGTACGTCAACGCGCACCCCGAAGAAAGCCAACCGCTGCGCTTTTTGGGCGATCTCTACTACCGGCAAGGGAAGCTCGACAAGGCCGAGTTCGTCTATCAGCGTCTGCTGCATTCCAATCCGCGCGATAAAGAGACGCACAACCGGCTGGGCGTCGTGTACGCGACCGAAAACCGCATCGACGATGCGATCGTGCAGTTCAATTCGGCGCTTCCGGGGACGGATTCGGTGAAGGATCTCGTCGCGATGCACGCGCGCAAGGGCGATCTGCCGATGTATCGCTCCGAGATGGAGGCGCTGGCGCGGTCGCAACCGACGGACGCGGCGATTCAGGCCGAAGTCGGCCAGATTTACTCGACGATTCATCAGCCGGGCGAGGCGATGATGTACTACATGCGCGCGCTCGACTCCGATCCGACGTCGCTGACCGCAATCAACGGACTGGGTTTGTCATATCTCGACACGCACGCCTATCGCGACGCCGAAAACCAGTTCAAGCACTGCCTCCAAATCGATCCCACGAACTACACGTGCGAGAACAACCTCGGTGCGGCGTACCTGCAGATGTCGCAGTTCGACTCGGCGACGCCCGTGTTGACGCGCGCGCATCAGATGCAACCGGAGCGACCCGAGGCGCTCGTAAATTTCGGATATCTCGCCGACGCGCGCGACGATTGGAAGCGCGCCGTGAACTTTTACGTGCAGGCGACGGTCGTGGGACCGTACTTGCCCGAGGCTTACGTCGACCTCGGGATCGACTACGAACATAACGGTCTCTATCCGCTCGCGCAGTCGGCGCTGCTCAAAGGCGCCGCGGCCGCGCCGCAAGACGGGCGCATTCGGTACCTGCTGGCGGTAGCGTACGCGGCGCAGGGCCAGAAGCCGCTGGCGATCGCGCAGCTCAAGATCGCCGAACAGTCGCTCGATCCGGACGTTGCGCGTATCGCGCAAGAGGAGCGCACGAGGCTCTCGACGAGCTCGGTACCGCAGCTTTAG